Proteins from a genomic interval of Chanos chanos chromosome 3, fChaCha1.1, whole genome shotgun sequence:
- the xylb gene encoding xylulose kinase isoform X2 produces the protein MDSQTNSCYLGFDFSTQQLKVLAIDERLEVIHQNNVLFDSELPEFRTQGGVHVHGDRLTVTSPVRMWVKAVDLILQKMKNNGFDFSNVKALSGSGQQHGSVYWKKGARQVLNYLDPEKPLHDILQDSFAVQDSPVWMDSSTTAQCHNLEAAVGGAQKLADITGSRAYERFTGNQIAKIYKTKPEEYNQTERISLVSSFASSLFLGDYAGIDYSDGSGMNLMDIFSKQWSEPCLKATAPQLRDKLGDPVASTAVLGPVSCYYAKRYGFPNDCKVVAFTGDNPGSLAGMKLKEGDIAVSLGTSDTVFLWIKEPKPAVEGHILCNPVDCQSYMALICFKNGSLTRERIRNERAQGSWELFSNALRSSPMGNNGNIGIYFDAMEITPPAVGVHRFDQHNKRVESFSEEVEIRALVEGQFLAKRVHAENLGYKIIPGTRVLATGGASANKHILQKCTPLPCTLLSWNLECEHVSL, from the exons ATGGATTCACAAACAAATTCCTGCTACTTGGGATTTGATTTTAGCACACAGCAG TTGAAAGTGCTCGCTATTGACGAGAGACTTGAAGTAATACATCAAAACAATGTCCTGTTTGACAGCGAGCTGCCAGAATTCAG GACTCAGGGAGGGGTCCATGTCCATGGAGACAGGCTGACTGTAACATCACCAGTTCGAATGTGGGTCAAG GCTGTTGACCTGATTCTacaaaaaatgaagaataatgGCTTTGATTTCTCTAATGTCAAAGCTTTATCAGGGAGTGGACAG CAACACGGCAGCGTGTATTGGAAGAAAGGAGCAAGACAGGTCCTCAATTACCTCGACCCAGAGAAACCTCTGCATGACATACTGCAG GACAGCTTTGCTGTTCAGGACAGTCCGGTGTGGATGGACTCCAGTACCACAGCCCAGTGTCATAACCTGGAGGCAGCTGTAGGGGGCGCTCAGAAGCTCGCTGACATCACAGGCTCACGGGCCTATGAG cgTTTTACTGGAAATCAGATCGCCAAGATTTATAAGACAAAACCAGAGGAATACAACCAAACAGAG AGAATTTCATTGGTCAGTAGCTTTGCTTCATCTCTCTTCCTGGGGGACTATGCTGGCATTGATTACAGTGATG GGTCAGGGATGAATTTGATGGACATCTTCAGTAAACAGTGGTCAGAGCCTTGTCTTAAAGCTACAGCACCACAGCTGAGAGACAAACTTGGTGACCCGGTGGCATCTACAGCGGTCCTG GGTCCTGTGTCTTGTTACTATGCCAAACGCTATGGGTTTCCGAACGACTGTAAGGTGGTGGCGTTCACTGGAGACAACCCAG GATCCCTGGCAGGCATGAAGTTAAAAGAGGGCGATATTGCG GTGAGTTTGGGCACTAGTGACACCGTCTTCCTCTGGATCAAGGAGCCCAAACCAGCAGTAGAAGGCCACATCCTCTGCAATCCCGTGGACTGCCAGTCGTACATGGCTTTGATATG ctTCAAGAACGGCTCCTTGACCCGGGAGAGGATTCGTAATGAACGTGCTCAAGGCTCGTGGGAGCTTTTCTCCAATGCCTTAAGGTCAAGTCCCATGGGGAATAATGGCAATATAG GAATCTATTTCGACGCAATGGAGATCACACCCCCAGCGGTTGGTGTTCACAGATTTGACCAGCATAACAAAAGG GTAGAGTCCTTTAGCGAAGAGGTGGAAATCCGAGCCCTGGTTGAAGGACAATTCCTGGCAAAGAGGGTCCATGCTGAAAACCTGGGGTATAAAATCA ttCCGGGAACAAGAGTGCTGGCAACTGGAGGAGCctcagcaaacaaacacattctccaG aaATGTACTCCCCTCCCTTGTACTTTGCTTTCCTGGAATTTGGAATGTGAACATGTTTCTTTGTAA